The Alkalihalophilus pseudofirmus nucleotide sequence TAATGACGAACAAATGACTACATCGGGACAAACGAAAGTACGAGTTGGACACTTTTCTCCTGATGCGCCAAATGTAGATGTAGCAGTAGCAGGCGGGGATGTATTATTCGAAGATGCACCTTTTAAAGCTGTTACTGATTATTTAGAAACAGCACCTGCTACATTTGATCTTGAAATCAGAGTTGCAGGAACAGAAGATGTTGTGCTTGAGCTTCCAGCGACTGAACTTCAAGCAGACATGCTTTACAGTGTTTTTGCAGTAGGATTTGCTGATGGAGAACCTGGACTTGATGTCATTGTATTAAGTGACATGTCACACGAAGCGATGCCAGCTGAAATGCCTGCTACAGGGATGGGCGGTGCACAAAACAACACTAGCTTCATGCCAATTTTATTTGCAGGAGCACTAGCACTCGGGGCAGCTGTCTTTTTTCTTAACATTCGTCGTAAACAAGAAGCGTAATTTACTAATCATTGTTGCTCTCAGCACGTTCATTGTTAGCGGGTGCAAGCAGACTGATATAGCTGCTGAGCCACTTCCCGCTCTTACAACGAACGATTCACCTGCTCTCAATCAAGCGGCCACACAAGAGAAAGTAAAACCGTCAGCCATACAACACCAATCAGGGATTGTGCCGGCATCCATCTCTATTCCAAAGATCGAGATCGAAGCTGACGTTTTAGAGGTCGGATTGAATGACGAGCGGCAAATGGAGGTTCCGGACGACCCATTTGAAGTGGGCTGGTTTCAACCGGGGGCCAAACCCGGCAGTCAAGGGAGTGCAGTACTTGCAGGTCATGTGGACTCAAGAACTGGTCCAGCCATATTCTTTCATCTCAATCAGTTAGAGGTTGGCGATCAAGTGTATGTAACTGACCAAGAAGGCCAGACACTCGAATTTAAAGTGACAAGTATGGAAATTTATCCGTACGATGACGCTCCAATCGATCAAATCTTCGGTTACACTTCTGCTAAGCGTTTAAACTTGATTACCTGTACAGGTGAATTTGACAGAGTAGAGCGGACACACCGCGAAAGGTTAGTCGTGACAACTGAACTTGTTAGTCAATAATAAGAAGCTAGGCCTTGGATCGGCCTAGCTTCTTTCTTCTTATTCTTCGTAAGATTTATTAGATAACATTGTTCTGGGTACATCTGTCCCTCTAGATCCACGCAAATCAACCGGTTCCCTATCTGGTGGATAAATCATAATAAAGCTCTCTGGCTTCGCTACAGCAAGCACTCGAGGCAGCCGCTCTAACTGCGGATGCCATGCAAGAGTACCTCGTCTTGCACTTAATACAGCAACTAGATCATCTTTACGCAGCTGCGGCATAAAGGAGTGGTGTAATTCATTCCATGTAGGAACACCGATCACTTGAAGTTGTACATCAGGTTTCACCTTGTCAAACATCTTCTCATAGCTTTTTGTCTCATCATGAATCACATAAACAGTAATGATCGCTCCTATTTGACTTGCAAGCTGCTTAGCTGTACGAATGGACTCATACGCGGCCCTTTTATGGTCAAAACCTGAAGGAATAATAACGACAAGTCTCTTCGTCGTATTTAAAGGGTGACCCAGCTTAGACACTAAAATCATTTGGTTCGTTCTTTCAAGCAATTGATCTAATATCCCTCCAAACATCCGCTGCGGGGTCGATAGTTTACCATTCCACCCTATAACGGCTGTAGTGATCCTAGACTCTTGCATAGCCCGGATCATACCTGAAGTAATATTCGGATCCACGCGTGTTAACATCTGCATAGGCACCTCAGCGCCAGCGGCATAGCTTACCGCTTTACTAAGAGTTTTCTCTGCTTGAATGATTTTCTCAGGAGCCTCTTCCCCGCGCCCCTGGGCAACGGATAATGTATATAGTGGCTCAGGTGAATTCCCTCTAATAATAAAAGCAAGCTCAAGCAGGGATTCCATCGTTTTTGGATTGGCTACCGGCACTAGCACTCTTTGCGGTGCCTCTGACGGCTCATACGGCCGCTGCTCTTCCTTTAAAGCAATCTTGCGGGCATATACTTCAACCATATATGGACCGATCATACATGTCACTAAGATCATGACGATCACTGCATTTACAGTAGCCTGATTAAACAAGCCAAGGTCATAACCGACTAATGTCGCAGCTAATGTTGCAGCTGCCTGCGGAATCGATAATCCGAACATCAGCTTAATTTCGTCGGACGAATAGTGATAGATTTTACCTGCAATCCATGCAGCTAAAAATTTACCGCTAATAACAAGTGTCACGACAACAGCTGCCATAAGCCATGCAGACGGGTCCGACAATAATATACTTATATCCATCAGCATTCCAACTGATAATAAGAAGAATGGAATAAATAAAGCATTACCTACAAATTTGATTCGATTCATCAATGTACCCTGCTCAGAAATAAATCTGTTTAACGCAAGACCAGCAAGGAATGCCCCTATAATAGGTTCTAACCCTGCTATTGTCGCAAAATAAGCTGATACAAACAGAACCGTCATTACAAAGATAAATTCAAGTGCTCCTTCACTGCTCAATGTACGGAAGAAAAATTTAGCTACAATCGGTACTAATATTAGTACCGCAGCTACATAAAGTGCAAGAGATACGAGCAGGATAAACCAGAAATTAGCTGTTAGTTCACCTTGAGTAGAGCCTGCCACTACCGCTAAGATAAGAAGGGCTAAAGTATCCGTCATAATCGTCCCGCCAACAGTGGTCGTTACCGATTTATTCTTCGTTATCCCAATACGGCTGGCAATAGGATAGGCCAGCAGCGTATGTGAACCTAACAGCGAGCCAAGTAAGATGGCGGCGGCTGTAGAATAACCAAGCAGGTAAACAATAATGGTTCCAAGTATAAACGGGATAGTAAATGACATAGAACCGAAAAACAAGCTTCTTGTACGATATTTTTTAAATCCATCTAAATCAATCTCAAGACCTGCAATAAAGATAATATACAGAAGTCCAACTGTTCCAAGTAATACAATGGTGGGGTCGCGATCAAGCATCCCAAGACCATTAGGACCAATAATGACCCCGGCTAAGATTAAACCTATAATTCCAGGAATACGCAATTTCGCCATGATTAACGGGGCAATTAAAAAGACAACCATAGCAATAGCAAAAATAAGGACGGGATTCGTCACGGGTTGTTCAAACAAAATCAGCACACCTTTTATTTTTATTTATCCTAACCATCTTAAAGAAAGCATCTCTTCATTGTCAACGAAGAACTAAAATGTATACCCTTACATTTTTTATTGAAATAGAGATAGTTTGTATATCCTTATCTCGTATGGAAGAATTTATGCTAAAATGCATGTATTCTTTCATGTCTTAAAATGATTATTAAGGAGTGAAATCTTTGAACATAGATTGTATTGGCGATGTGCACGGGTGTTATGAAGAATTGGTATTACTGCTTAAAAAATTAGGATATCAAAAATCTAATACAAGTTTTGCCCATCCACAAGGACGAAAACTTGCTTTTGTAGGAGACCTCACAGACAGGGGTCCTCATTCACTAAAGGTCATAAAATTAGTTTATAGCTTAGTGAAAGATGACCAAGCGTATTATGTACCTGGTAATCACTGTGATAAACTGTATAGATTTTTTCTAGGTAGAAATGTCCAACAAAAACATGGTTTAGAGACAACCGTTGCAGAATTAAATAACGTATCAAAAAAGGAATACAGCCAAATCCGAAAAATGTTTCTTTTCCTTGTAGAGAAGTCCCCTCTATACCACGTTTTGGATAGCGGAAACCTTGTTATTGCTCACGCCGGGATTCAAGCCAAGGATATTGGCCAAACAAATAAACGGGTCAAGACATTTGTATTGTATGGTGATATTACAGGTGAAACAAACCCTGATGGCACTCCTGTTAGAAGAGATTGGTCAAAAAGTTATAATGGACGTGCAGTTGTAGTCTATGGGCATACGCCAGTCAAAGAGCCGCGCTTTTTGAATCATACAGTAAATATTGACACAGGCTGTGTATTCGGGGGAAAGCTGACCGCCTTAAGGTACCCTGAAATGAAAACAGTAGAAGTTTCTTCTTCTATGCCATATGTCGAAGAAAAGTTCCGTTCATTTGCTTAAACGTATTTAGTAAACCTAATTGATTAAACCTAATTGATTAATTTAAAAAGGAAGTTGAAAAAGATTGAAAGATCAAATAAAAATTAAACTAGAAAAATCAAAAGTGAAATGGTTCTTCCTATTGCTTATCTTCCTATTATCCGGCTGTGGTCCGTCTTTAGAAGTGATAATTGATGAAGAAGCGACTCGTTTAATTGTGGATGAGGAACGATCATTGCTCACAATTTATACGCGTTTTGAAAACCCTACTGCTATTCCTTCAGGGCCATTAAGTGTTCAGTTTCATATAAATGATGAAAATCTTTTAGACCAATTAGACCAAGAATCTCCTTTCGCATTCATGGACCGTGAAGGAAACCTTGAAACATTCGATATAAAACCGAATGGAAGTTATTTTATTTCTGAATCCTTCGCTTATCAAGTTGAAGAGCCGATCGATGAATTACAGGGAGTGATTGAAGTAGCTGTGATAGACGAATCTGAAACGGAACTTGCACGAATGACTGTAAACCAAGTGACTACAGAATAAAAAAAGCATCCTAGGGGTCCTAGCAAAAGGATTCTTAGGATGCTTTTCGCTTTATTTTATGAGTTTGTCTTTGACTTCAATCAAATCTTTAGGGAGTGAAGCAGAAAAGTGAAGATGCTTCCCTGTAAACGGATGAATCAATTCAACTCTTTGGCAATGAAGAGCTTGTCTGGCCAACAATTCTATACTCCCCCCGTAAAGATCATCCCCAAGTAATGGGTGCCCTAAGTGAGCAAAGTGTACACGGATTTGATGAGTTCGGCCCGTTTCAAGATTAATCTCTACTTCAGAATAAGCTTGATTATCATTGATTACTTTATAATGAGTAATCGCCTCTTGACCATCAGCTGCAACCATCCGTTCAATAATACTTGAGGGCCTTCTTTTAATGGGAGCGTGAATCGTTCCTTCTCTCGGTTGAACAAAGCCTTCAGCTAAAGCCAGGTAATATCGTTTCAGCTTACCAGCCCTTTGTCCTTTAGACAATTGATCATGAGCTAACCCATGTTTAGCTACAACTAAAAGGCCTGAAGTATCACGATCCAGCCGGTTAACAGCATGAAAGGTAAAGGGAATATGATGGCTTTCATAGTACCCCATAACGGCATTAGCAAGCGTACGACTTGGATGCTCTCTAGATGGAATGGTAGGCATTCCATGCGGCTTATTTATCACTAAAAGGTGGTCATCTTCATAGTGAATATCCAGGGGGATGCATTCAGGCCTCAGTGATTCATTTTTAGGCTCAGGCGGTACATACACTTCCACTCTGTCCCCACTGAATATTGTTGTTCGAACCGTGACTTCCTTTTGATTAACGAGAATTTTTCCACCCTTAAATTTTATGTCGGCTAGCGATTTCTTAGAAATCTCAATAACTTCCCTCAAAAATGTTCTAAGGAGGATTCCCTCATTAATTCCCTCATTGATTGAAGAACAAGCGTTTGAAGAAACAACATTCGCTGGTACAACCCACTCTATTTTACAAGACATGCTTTCATTTTGAGACATGTTACTCACCGATAAATGAATCCTTTACACGTTTCCAAAATGGGAACGGTCTAAATCTAGCGAACCTGATCTTCTCTTCTGCAACCCGGCATTGAATCGACTTCACTCTTTTGTGATCAAGTGTATAGTGATCAATCGTTACTTGAACATCAACATTATTTAATGGCTTTAACAAACAGGTATGATGCTGCGGCAAGACAAGCGGCGAGCCTACTGTCCGGTATACCCTGTTGTTAATCGAAGCCATTTCAGCTATTTGAATGGAAGCAAGAGAAGGGTGCAAAATAGCACCGCCAAGAGCTTTATTGTAAGCTGTACTTCCAGATGGTGTTGAAATACATAACCCATCACCGCGGAAGACCTCAAATGTATCTCCTTTAATTTGTACATTACTTACAAGAGAACCTTCTAAGCTTTTAACCGTACATTCATTTAATGCAAGATGGCGCTCAGACTTCCCTTCGCCCTCATGCCTAATGACGACTTCAAGCAGCGGATATTCAACAATTTGATAAGGAGTCTTAGCGATGTGAATCACAAGCTTTTCCACCTCATCTGGCACCCAATCTGCATAAAATCCTAAATGGCCTGTATGGATTCCTACAAAAGCAGTATCTTCAAGACGTTCACTGTAGTCGTGAAAAGCTTGAAGCAAGGTACCGTCTCCGCCCACTGTTACAACCATCTCAGGAGTTTCTTCATCATATACTAATCCAAAATCTAACAAATATCGTTTGATTCGCTGTTGTAATGTGTTAGATAGATCATCACCACGCGAAGTGACGGTAAATTTCATATGGTCCTCATCCCTTCCTGCTCCTATAGCTTTCTGCCTTGCTCTTGTTTTTGAATAAATATTTCCTGAGCATCTCTTACCTCATCACGTATAATCGACATTTCCTCATCAAGCTTAAAGGCAGCTTCGGCCGCACGCATTAACCTCATCTTTATATCTTCTGGAATTTCTCCGCTGTACTTATAATTAAGAGAATGTTCAATCGTTGCCCAAAAATTCATTGCAAGCGTGCGGACTTGAAGCTCTAC carries:
- a CDS encoding NAD kinase translates to MKFTVTSRGDDLSNTLQQRIKRYLLDFGLVYDEETPEMVVTVGGDGTLLQAFHDYSERLEDTAFVGIHTGHLGFYADWVPDEVEKLVIHIAKTPYQIVEYPLLEVVIRHEGEGKSERHLALNECTVKSLEGSLVSNVQIKGDTFEVFRGDGLCISTPSGSTAYNKALGGAILHPSLASIQIAEMASINNRVYRTVGSPLVLPQHHTCLLKPLNNVDVQVTIDHYTLDHKRVKSIQCRVAEEKIRFARFRPFPFWKRVKDSFIGE
- a CDS encoding cation:proton antiporter; translated protein: MFEQPVTNPVLIFAIAMVVFLIAPLIMAKLRIPGIIGLILAGVIIGPNGLGMLDRDPTIVLLGTVGLLYIIFIAGLEIDLDGFKKYRTRSLFFGSMSFTIPFILGTIIVYLLGYSTAAAILLGSLLGSHTLLAYPIASRIGITKNKSVTTTVGGTIMTDTLALLILAVVAGSTQGELTANFWFILLVSLALYVAAVLILVPIVAKFFFRTLSSEGALEFIFVMTVLFVSAYFATIAGLEPIIGAFLAGLALNRFISEQGTLMNRIKFVGNALFIPFFLLSVGMLMDISILLSDPSAWLMAAVVVTLVISGKFLAAWIAGKIYHYSSDEIKLMFGLSIPQAAATLAATLVGYDLGLFNQATVNAVIVMILVTCMIGPYMVEVYARKIALKEEQRPYEPSEAPQRVLVPVANPKTMESLLELAFIIRGNSPEPLYTLSVAQGRGEEAPEKIIQAEKTLSKAVSYAAGAEVPMQMLTRVDPNITSGMIRAMQESRITTAVIGWNGKLSTPQRMFGGILDQLLERTNQMILVSKLGHPLNTTKRLVVIIPSGFDHKRAAYESIRTAKQLASQIGAIITVYVIHDETKSYEKMFDKVKPDVQLQVIGVPTWNELHHSFMPQLRKDDLVAVLSARRGTLAWHPQLERLPRVLAVAKPESFIMIYPPDREPVDLRGSRGTDVPRTMLSNKSYEE
- a CDS encoding class F sortase, with the translated sequence MPASISIPKIEIEADVLEVGLNDERQMEVPDDPFEVGWFQPGAKPGSQGSAVLAGHVDSRTGPAIFFHLNQLEVGDQVYVTDQEGQTLEFKVTSMEIYPYDDAPIDQIFGYTSAKRLNLITCTGEFDRVERTHRERLVVTTELVSQ
- a CDS encoding DUF4397 domain-containing protein, which translates into the protein MLKKGFILSLVGALTLSFGGAGLAADHGDDEAKVRVVHASPDAPAVDVVLNGDVVVEGADFKAATDYLHVPSGDHEVEIFAAGTVEEEEPVLSATLSVEGGEAYTVAAVNTVENLELSIINDEQMTTSGQTKVRVGHFSPDAPNVDVAVAGGDVLFEDAPFKAVTDYLETAPATFDLEIRVAGTEDVVLELPATELQADMLYSVFAVGFADGEPGLDVIVLSDMSHEAMPAEMPATGMGGAQNNTSFMPILFAGALALGAAVFFLNIRRKQEA
- the prpE gene encoding bis(5'-nucleosyl)-tetraphosphatase PrpE, whose product is MNIDCIGDVHGCYEELVLLLKKLGYQKSNTSFAHPQGRKLAFVGDLTDRGPHSLKVIKLVYSLVKDDQAYYVPGNHCDKLYRFFLGRNVQQKHGLETTVAELNNVSKKEYSQIRKMFLFLVEKSPLYHVLDSGNLVIAHAGIQAKDIGQTNKRVKTFVLYGDITGETNPDGTPVRRDWSKSYNGRAVVVYGHTPVKEPRFLNHTVNIDTGCVFGGKLTALRYPEMKTVEVSSSMPYVEEKFRSFA
- a CDS encoding RluA family pseudouridine synthase, coding for MSNMSQNESMSCKIEWVVPANVVSSNACSSINEGINEGILLRTFLREVIEISKKSLADIKFKGGKILVNQKEVTVRTTIFSGDRVEVYVPPEPKNESLRPECIPLDIHYEDDHLLVINKPHGMPTIPSREHPSRTLANAVMGYYESHHIPFTFHAVNRLDRDTSGLLVVAKHGLAHDQLSKGQRAGKLKRYYLALAEGFVQPREGTIHAPIKRRPSSIIERMVAADGQEAITHYKVINDNQAYSEVEINLETGRTHQIRVHFAHLGHPLLGDDLYGGSIELLARQALHCQRVELIHPFTGKHLHFSASLPKDLIEVKDKLIK